The Lolium rigidum isolate FL_2022 chromosome 1, APGP_CSIRO_Lrig_0.1, whole genome shotgun sequence region TGTTGGAATGTAAAATTATTTGCCATATATATGTAAATTGGATAATCCTTCATCGTAGTTTACATTACCGACTAGAAAATTGAACAAAATGTTTCCGTTAAAAAAAGATTGTAAAAGAACAAATACATGAGCAAAGATTGTACGGCTCTCCGTAAATAAAATTGTCCCTTCAGCTCCTTGATTATGTATTTGTTATTTCAGAAATTAAGTGTATTAAAAAGGAGATCCATACGAGACCTAAcctgaggttaagttgttaggagGTTGGCTGTAGCCCACCGGAGCTCAAATCCTAGATTTAATATCTGTTgtttcataaaggcggaatattcattcagtgggaggcgacattTCCATCGACAGCGTACTGTATTCCTAAAAAGAAAAGATCCATACAAAATTAATTTGTACTACCTCTGATCTGATTTTATCTACGCTTTATACTAGCTAGCATCATTCCGCCTCGGTTAAATCTAATCAGGGGGAGTATTTCATAGGCGACAGTCACCCCTGAAGATCAAAGTGCTTTGCCGAAGAATTAAATCAGGTTAACTTGTAGTTTGAAAATTGTATATTTTATTTGGCTATGGGCTGGTATTTGCACAATCTGGCAAAAATTAATTCTATAATAAATATAGATTTACATTATATTTTACCTAAGGTGAGAAAAAAGTTTGAGGTCGAcctgtagcaacgcacgggcattcaactagtactaACAACTTTCGAGTTTCCAGGTTTCGTTGTGAATCATTACGTTTCAAATTTCCGAAACATAACTAAACGTAATTTTACTTGCAGCACGAATCTGAAGAAAGGCATTTCTGTTATACACACCTCCCTTTTATCGTCGAGTAAGAGTTCAGCATGCTGCGAACTACTCTGTCCTGATCAACACTGAATCCAAAAAGAGACCCTGGTTATTAGgccatttacacaaaaataacccttttttaaaactatagcacagactgactctTCGGCCAAACTATTTCATCCATGTATCCCTTTTGTGTGCCGCCCCTCACGTCGGCGcaacacctcactgtgtggcgctgGTGCGGGCGGCGCCACTCTACCATCTGACGTGGCGTCCTCGACGCTGAGGTGTGCACCGATCTGACGtagggatgaactccgtgtacctctcgtcatacgccaTATCTACTGAGCGGCGTCACACATGTCGCCACGTCAGATCGGTGCATACCTCAGCATCGAggacgccacgtcggatgggagagTGGACCGCACGgacgccacacagtgaggtgtggcgccgacgtgaggggcgccacacaaaaaggttagaTGAGTAAAATAGTTTGATCGGAGGAATCAGTCGTGCTATAGTTTCAGAAagagttatttttgtgtaaatcgtctGGTTATGAGCACGTAAACTCCAAGATGACCAGCTTGTCGCCATCCGTTGACTCTCGCAGTCACACAACACACAGTCACAGATGCCGGCAGGTTTGGAATAACTAAGTAGGAAACCATGAAGCTTATAGGCCTGGCCATGCCCCAGCATTAGAAGGAAAACACTGCAAATCGCACCTACAAAAGCATATCGGGATCGGCGTGATGCGGTTTCCGGTCGGCGTGTCGCTCAAGCTCGCGCTCATCGTCGCTGCTCCGGTGGGCCTAACGTGCGCCCTACTGTACCTCGCCGGCGTCCCCTGGCCAATGAACTTCCGCATCGGCGCCGTCCTGGCCGCCTTCCTCTTCGTCGCCGGGATGTGCGCCCGCGCTAGGATACAGCGCCTGGTCGAGCAAGAAACAGGGAGGGAGTCCATGGCCGCCCTGCCGCGGGAGCCGGCGGTCGGGCTAGGCCTGGCAGCCATCGCCGGCCTGCCGGTGTACAAGTACGAGAAGATGAGGAGCGGCGGCAGAGACGGTGACGACGAGTGCTCCGTGTGCCTCGCCGAGATTACGCCGAGGGAGGTCGTGAAGCAGCTTCCCGCGTGCACGCACCTCTTCCATGATCGGTGCATCGACGAGTGGCTATGGTCTCACAGGACGTGCCCGGTGTGCCGGTCTCCGGTTGATGCCTCCACCGTGCCGCCGTCCGTAGAAGTTGCCGCGCGTGCTCTGCAATCTGTGTAAATTTTGTGTCATTGGCTGGAGATGTGGAGATCTTTTGAGTAAAAGTTGTCAGGCTATATACCCCGGAAATTCACTCTTGATCCCGGATGTGCATGCTTTGTTTATCCACAAAACATGTTTTTAATGTGAAAATTCAGATCTTCTGTTGCGTATATATTTACATTTGAGCTAGACTCAACACTAGAGCTATGCTTCGGCGAAAGAATTTTTTCATTAACAATTATTCCTGCAATATGTGTACCGACTACCGAGAATGCTTTGGAGACATGCCATCGTCTATTCTTCAAATGCCCTTTTGCGGTGTTGTGCTGGACTTTGTCTATGCCCAAATTGGAGGCCTCCCACTGAACCCCATCTGAATATGCATAATATGTTGCTCTCTCTGAAATCCCAAATAAACCAACTATTTTTATGGAGATCATAATGCTGATTGCCTGGGCAATATGGACGTCTCGGAATGAGTTCATTTTCAAGGGAGTACCTCCAAGTGTTTACCAATGTAAAACAAGGTTCAAGGATGAGTTGGCCATTCTTATTACAAGGCTACGCACAAATCATATACTGGCATAGTTTCCTGGGTTTCAAACTTTGCCTAGCTGTAGCTTCGTTTTGAGGCTTTATGGCCTTATTTTTCTTGCTGCCTCTTTTGATGCTAATCTCCAGCACTTGCATTTGTATATAACTTTTTATACTGAAAATTATAAAAATATACAGTGGGGAAACCCACTTTCAGCTTTTAAAAAAAGTATATGGTATACTGCCGGACTTGTTTTTTCTGCAGCTGATAGCAGCGATGATGTCGTTGATTGTGATACTACATCAATCAATTTTTGTTTTCCATTCTGTAGCTTGGTCTATTATTAATTGTCGTGTACGCCGCTAGTTATATCCGGCAACGCTTTTGGACCTGGGCTTGAACGTACATGGACGTCGCTGAGTCCTAACGAAGCTCCCATAAAATATTTGCACTGCAGGACCCCACCCCGGTTAGGCATGCATGAAGAGTTTGACCGTTTATGTTGTTGAAAATAGTTtgtttcgagaatacaccctcgAAGATGTACTAATCACATAGAAAAAAGAGCAAGAAAGTCCGAGCCACAGGTATCACTACCAACAGGGGGTGGCAGCTCCCCTACAACAAAAAAACCCAATCTCCATCCCGCCACGAAAAAGGAAGAGGCTCAGGAAATCCAAAGGACTTCAAACGGAAAAGCCTAGCTACACGTCACATCTGGATCTGCTCCCTAATCCTAGGTTGAATGGTCGCCGCTGCAGGGGTGGCACCATTGAACGCTACATCATTCCTATGCCTCCAGATTCCGactgcacataaccgaactgaaaccgaaaaccgaaccgaaaaaaacctaaccgaaaccgaatttcagtttttatggttttatggttaggtttcagTTAGCAAAAGTGCTAACCATATACACTTCAGTTAATTCAGTTAAAAACCGAAAAAACCATGGTTAACCGAAGAAAACCGAAGATCCCAATGAAACAAAGAATTTTTCTTTCTAAGCCCATCCCAAATTCACGTTAGACTTTTATATATCTTTGACGTGCATATTAGGCAAGAGAGCTACTCTAGATTTGTGGTTTGTACGTGCTAGTATACATAAGTTTGTGACAGATCGTGAGTTCTAGACTTCTAGTCCCCAATATTGAtgcatttatttttattttggccgCATTTTCATTACTTAGCATTTCTTTCTCCTGTAACACATTTAGTTTGGTATTAAAAAGTAGAAAAACCAAATATATGTCCATAAAAATGGATGTTATTCaaaaattcgcgtcaactttggttaatttggttattaccgaaaccgaaccgaatttatatggttattaccgaaaccgaaccgtaTTTTTATACgaaaccgtatttaccgaagtaTTGAAACTGTATTTACCGAAAAACCGTATTAACCGAACCgaattaaccatattaaccgaacgcGCAGCCGGACTCCAGATACACCAGAAGACCAAGATGATCGCCGTCCACAAGTCCCTACACACGGCTCTGGGGCATCGTAGCGAGGTCCACCAGTGCACAATCTCAGAGCAAGCGTCGGGAATCCACTCCAATTTGTTCCACCACGTCAACGCCCAAGCCCGGACCTCACGGGCGACTATGCAACCAAGCAGGACGTGCTGGAGCGTCTTTTACTCCTGGTCGCAAAGGGGGCAAGCCGCGTCTTTGAAGCCTACCTACTGTCCAGCACATGTTCGGGACACCAGCCAAACGAAGAAATTGCAGCTGTATAGCACCCTTGAGCGCCAAATCTCCCGAAGTAACCGGCGCCACCGTAGTCCCCGCAAAGAAGGCAACATATGCTGACTTCGCGGAGAATTTCCGGACCACCGAACAACACCACACAACGGAGTCCTCTTGCTCCGGAACGAACATAAAACCAGCGAGAATGCCCCATAGGTGAAAGAACTCCGCCACCGCTGCAGGACTTAGGTTCGGCCCACAATCACGCAACCACTCCCCGGCGAGGCCATCCTTGACCGAGCAAACCTTGGCATTACGGGTTGAGACAATGGCCACCAAATTGGGCGCGTGGTCCACCACCCTGGCGCCCTGTAGCCAGCGGTCCTTCCTGAACAGAGCTCTTTCCCCATTGCCCACTACCACCGCCGTGGAGGATTCGAAGAGGGCCCGGGCCAGGGGGATCTGAAGATCAAACTTCGCCCAAGCCTTGGTCGCGTCCACTCTTTGCAGCCACACCCAACAGTAACGCAGCGTTAGGTTGAGAAACCGGGGCCCGGACCCCCACAAGATTTAGGAGAGGTCACCTTGTCCTAGGCCACCGGGCGGTGGCCGCCACTCACGTTCGCCTTGGCCTTCCACATGAAGCCTCGACGGATCTTCTTGAGAGGCTACATCGTCTTGGGGGGGGGGGTATCCAACAACATCATCACGTGAATCGGAATGGCGCCGAGAGTTGTCTGAACCAAAATCGTCCGCCCCCACCCCCAAGGTTAAGCAACCGGGCACTCCACAGAGGCACCGGCTTGCTGCCCATTTTCACCACGGGCTGCAGCTAGGCCGCGGAGACCTTGCGCAGCCCAACGGGGAGGCCCAGATATTTCCAGGGCCACCCCTCCACCAAGCACCTGCGAGAATAGACTGCGCCAACTCCACTTGATCTATAGTGCAACGTATAGGGTGAAGGGAGCACTTGATTTGGTTGGTGCGGAGGCCCAAGGCCTCCCCGAAGTCCTCCACTACCGCTGCACAAGCCACCAAATCCGCCCTCTCTGTCTTGATGAAGGTCACCACGTCGTCCGCGTACATAGAAGTACGGTGAAGGGGACCACGTGGGGCGAGCCGCAAAAGCATCCCCTCAGAGTCGGCCTTCCGCAGGAGAAGGTGAAGCACCTCCATCACCGAGTCGAAGAAAGTGGGAAAGAAGTCCATGCCTGTGGTAGATCAGGTCACCCGCGACACAATTCACCATGACCCTGGTAGAAGCCGTGCTAAGCAACCCCACCACCATCGTAGTCCACCGTGGGCTAAACCCCAGTTTGATCAGAATCTGAAGGAGGAAGGCCCAGTCCACCGTGTCAAAGGCCTTGGTGATATCTAGTTTGATTGCTGGAAATAGTGCATGGACTAACTTTAATACAATTTCGAATTTATATGACGAACTAAAGATAAAGATGGATCTAACAAGTATAGACATACTCCAACTGACAAGTACCGTGCCAGTGTCAAACATTCAGTTAATAGTTTTGGTTGCTAGAAGCCATCGACGCCCAGGATCTCCTTCACTCAATTTCCCGCCAAGTGCCAGGAGCGCATCGTCGTTCTCCGATCCAAGCTGTTCAAGAGCATCGCCGAGTCGTTGTTTGAAATccgatagtactccctccgttcctttttaattgactcggatttagtataaaCTTGtattaaatccgagtcaattaaaaagaacgGAGAGAGTATCACTTTACAGACCGTCCCCTTATCACGTCAACTACTCTCTTGTTTGGCATTTATCTTCTTTTTTATATTATTATATTTAGCCAAGCTCCCGTGATACAGTGATGTATCTAGGATAGTATCAGTGGGGTGTCAAGCTTAAAAGATTCGCTATTGCGCATTTGCGCTTCATATTTAGCCTAAAATAGACTAGTTGCTTCACTAGTTTGTAGTTTTGACCATAATAAATATTTTTCAATTTAGCTTATACTAGTTACAAGAAGATAAATGACAAACAAATACTACTAGGTAAAAGAGTTCGTATAGAATTAGCTCACACTGAATTAGCTCAAATACTACTAGATAAATGACAAACAAATACTACTAGGTAATTATATGCTTCATATAGAATTAGCTCAAATACTACTAGGTAAAAGAGTTCGTACATTTATTTTTGAAGGGGAACCATGGCACCCCCACCGGATCCGTCCTATCTGTGAGAGTAGTCATAGTTGTTGATTAGGTCCCCACTGTTCGTCGTTAGGCTCAGCCGCACCTCTCTATGAAATAGACTCCAAATTGAGGTGTTGTTAGCGAGTTTCTCACCGACTACATTTCGGCATTTTAATCTCTCTCTTAATGAAGCAGCACACATTCTTGTTAGGACTTATGATGTTTCTAGCTTAGGTTTTATGTCAAACTTTTCTTCGGATAGTATCTGGAGACTCTTTGTAtcgatgttatgtgatcaatagtgATGTGTTCCATTAAAAAATGATTCGTGGCCTCTAGCCCTCCATGTTCAACTGCATGTCATCCAGTAGAAAAATTCGTGCAGGCAGGCATCGTGAAGACCATACGGAAGGGTGCAAAACCGTACTTGAGGTGGTTGCGTCTCAAGAtatttggatttggcactcttcttTTTCGCATGGTAGGCTCAAACAATGACATTAGTGTATTTCAACGATCTTCGGTGTTCACTCGTCTTGCTGAAGGTCATGCTCCAACAGTCCAATATGTGGTAAGTGGCCACCTCTATGATGAAGGGCACTATCTAGCTCATGATATATATCTTGCGTGGTTCACACTTGTGAAGACAATTCGCTTGCATGCAAACGACGCCGAGACAAGCATAAATATACAATAAATTAAAGAAGGAACTAATTAACCACATTTATTCCAAGCCATATTTGCATTTGGAGAAAAGATCAAGTACTATCAATAGCTGTAAAGCCCCATATGAAAGccccatttttttcgataaatgatgctttattactttaggaagcaattacatccagcctctgcataaccaggatgcacacagccgtttatgttgTCTCAAGTCAAAAAGGATAAATacaaaaactaggcgagatacatatcgaaacgatgaatcatatgacgcctaaggtgtaggtgtggcttctatccgtagactatgctgccacccatgtagagaaaaagtatccctcgcagtagcctccaaccgtgtacagacctccgtaaataggtctcggttctccactcgtcgaagaggtaaccatgaacggagaatacctgtagatggcctgcaacaaagagcaatttttgtcattaaaaatcttgtcatttctacatagccaaagcacccagataactgctagcgcccccaccctaagaagcaacttaaaccttgaatcgataccatgaagccaattgccaaagacattggcgacactagtcggaggatacaggatagacgctacttggatgactgaccatatagatctcgcgaactagcactggaagaataagtgtttgatggTTTCGTCCTGATGGCAAAAAACGCaccgtgtacttccgtgccaatttcgcttaacaagattgtctttggtgaggataaccccacgacgaagataccatccaaaaaatttgatttttaatggtatcttcatcttccaaatcttcttattgttatcaactggtaaatcagaaagaaggatcgcattgtaaaAATATTTTACAGAAAAAGATTGATAGGAACACACACGAGGAAAAAAGAGTGCGTATAATGCCGGAAGTTGCCAGGTTTCAGAATGTGgtcttttttttgtgtgtgtgggcAATCTAGAGCAGTAAGAGCTTCAACACGAAAGTTTTTGAACCACCAGATAGCTTGGCGACCTGTGGAACCATCAGGTTCTGCTATGACATCttgaaagatgaagctttaggagAGAATTAATAACATTGCAGTTCATCTAATTAACTTGCACATATTTGAGGTTGGTGAATGTCTTATCAATTTCTTGCATGCTTTTGGCATGATTAATGTTCCTATTGATATGATCCCTCTGTGCTGAACTTGGTGCATCGGGTAATATGTAACTCGGTTTATGCTTGCGTTCCAACATTTTTCCATTAGAAGCTAATTGTAGACTTTGAGACGATTGACCGCTTCTTGGCCAAGAGAAGGAAGACCCATTAATCATGCCTCTGTTTGTAGCATAAACCCTGAAATGGCCTTGTCGCCATCCAGATTACCGGTTCCTCTACAGTCAGGCTCCAAACGCGTCTGGGATATTACATAGTGTTTAACTGTTGGTTGGCCCCAGGGACACGCCAACTGAGCATTCAaaggctctttttttttttgcaacggTTGGACCTGTTCTAGAACCAATAATGCAGTACCACAGGCAACCAACCTCGCTCTAAGTCAAGTCAACGTTGTCGTCCCTCCATACAAGTGCAACGAGCCAACTTCCAAGTTAATTCCAACCTCCTTACGAATGGAGTTCGAGCTAGCCTTCCCGATCGGTTGCTGTTCGTCGCCAAACTACCAAAGTGCACACGACGCCATTGATCTCCTTCGATCTCTCTCCAGGTGAGTGGTACAATACGAAAACTTGCTTAATTActtattatttctagctagtaaAGCATTTATGCGGATGAAAGTACAGTTGTCGTATCGTGAAATGATCGAGCTATCTAGTAATATACATGTAAATTGGCATGTAAGGAAAGTTAATAGCTTCTTGTGAGAGGATGATCAACCGATCACTATGTCTGAATTACGTTAGGCGTATGCAGTACAAGTCGTGGGACTGTATTTTCGATTGGAGCCGACGAACAGTTTTTAGATTTTCGCAACCATTGAGAGGCGAAAATATATCGGAAATGCTGAACCTACGGATAGGAATGTGGAAACAAGTGATTGGTTCAGTTACCTTAACCTTCCGTGATTTCAGGGATCCAACCCCTGTGCCTTGCTCTCCAAATCATCGTATTATCCAGTTGCGCAAACTGTAATAATATGCAAGTATCAACTACTTCCTCCGACTCACTCTGGGTTAGTTTTGTGCTAGTTATCGTTTACGGTCTCCAATTTCGACAACCAAGTGGAGCCAGCATCTGACCTGTAGGGGCCTAAATTGAAAGATTTAGTTCGGTAAGGGGGCGCTATTGCTCTTAATAAGAGTTCTAATGGCTAGTATTCTTCACAAAGTCTGAATCTTGGGTGAGGATTGGACTGGGGGCCGAGGCACCTCCACAATAGTGTCATGCATGTTGCAGGCTATCCAACTAAAAGGAACAATTCAAAAACACATTAGCGGTATACATGACATGGGAGTTTAGATGTCCAAAACAAAAATCTGCCTCGTCTTGGTACTTTGACTCCGCAGCCTCTACACTGCAGACGCCTCGAAGAGCTTTCCCATCTGTAGTCCAGTAGATGCCGAATTTAAGTTGGTACCAGTTTGGACAGAGTAGATGCGGGTCTCGCGGCATCTGAAGTATACAATGGTTTGCACAGCCGTGGACACAATGCCGGTGAGATTTGGTACCTGCACGCACAAAATGATGCCACTATCACGTAAATAAACTCCTAGTCAGCTGAGTGTGTTTTTTGATGTCCGTAAGAACATATTGACGTAGATTGCTTAGGgcatgtactccctccatgcTGAAATATAGTGCATATTTGTTTTTTTGCATAGTCAAACCGTGTAAACTTTAATCAAGTttgtacaaaaaatatatcaacatctacaatataaaATCAATACCACTAGATTGGTCATGAGTTATATCTTAATATGCACTATATATTAGGTATATATACTTTTCTCAATTAACTTGGTCAAAGTTAGTGCAGTTTGATTTTCGCGGAAATTTATGCACAATATATTACCATGATTTTATCTTGGTAATGACACACAGAATAATtattgagttggaggagagagaaacggGAAAAGAAAATGCATCTTCTCTTAATTAAGAGATCATCTATTAGAAAACAGATAAGACATATTCCCTATTGTACCACATGTCTTATCCTAGATCCACATTTTAATTAATTTTTAATTATGTCATAACTTAAGGAGCACACAAACAATAATTATAGGAGATAACTCTAAGAGATAATTTATAATACAACATGTTCTTTGCCTTCTATAATTGCATGCAATATCTAAGATAAGGCCACCTTATCAACCATTGTACATATATTTAGGGCTAGGACATGTACAATGGTAAGGAAGGTGCATCTTCTCTTAGAAGTCTACATTATCTAGAGAAGACAGTTAATATAAGTGGTACAATACAGTATCTATTTCTCTTGTTATCATCCCTAGCAATAAATCAAAATTAATTAAATTTTAGAACGAAATTGGATTGCTAAGAAAAGACAAATGGAACAATGGCGAAATAGCCTTCTCTTATTTTATAAAtatcatctcttagctaagagaagacaaccttctctttctTCAATATATCTTCTCCGACTAAGCAAAAAATCTTACGTGGCAACCATAAGAAAAAGGCTGCcgtcaccccattgtacatgtCCTTGTCCTTACACTTAGAACATATCTAGTGAGGTGGTTGTAACAAAAAACCACAACTGTTAAGGATTTGTAACGGATATTAGGTACTGTAATAACAAATACCACATGTTGTTTTCAAAGAAACAACAACATAGTAGAGGTATTGCTTCGGAAACTCCCAAATGGAGGCAGAGCTTCAGGGAGCCTTTTATTTAAAACAATATCAAAAGTTATCTTTCTAAGTTTCAACAAAATCGGAAAAGAGTatggatgtagccaatgatgtatactacaaaTGTGTAAAATCTTAATGCAAATACTTTGTATAGAATCCACAAAAAAGAGAGAAATAATAGTGGACTCTGAGTATAGTGAATAGTCTACGTTACCAAAATTACAAAGTTTGTCTttcttttatcatttttgtgtagcgttGAATGCAAAATAATTTCGCATTGGGACTTCTCACAAGTGTATAATGCATAACTGGCTATAAATAgacttcttttcatttttttcttaaaATGTGTAAgtatatatttttggaataaagtGCTCTCTA contains the following coding sequences:
- the LOC124703161 gene encoding RING-H2 finger protein ATL32-like, producing the protein MRFPVGVSLKLALIVAAPVGLTCALLYLAGVPWPMNFRIGAVLAAFLFVAGMCARARIQRLVEQETGRESMAALPREPAVGLGLAAIAGLPVYKYEKMRSGGRDGDDECSVCLAEITPREVVKQLPACTHLFHDRCIDEWLWSHRTCPVCRSPVDASTVPPSVEVAARALQSV